The uncultured Methanomethylovorans sp. genome contains a region encoding:
- a CDS encoding serine protein kinase RIO, protein MAKTLDDQIKNIDTLIDSGRAKNKDSETTKVTDNVFDEATLKALYTLSSKGIIEALGGPISTGKEANVFLADGKDHSLAVKIYRITSSTFNSMEDYIMGDPRFRDVRHTKKDLIFAWTKKEYRNLLRAGEAGIKVPKPIITERNILVMEFIGKDEKPYPLLKDVQLDEESARKVFDILINYIKKLYEDAELIHGDLSEYNVLIETELIEPILIDMGQSVTLEHPRADQFLRRDIQNIARHFRKYGIKSDETELYLFVTKDKKEQNHDSH, encoded by the coding sequence ATGGCAAAAACACTTGATGATCAAATCAAAAACATAGATACCCTTATTGATAGCGGAAGGGCAAAAAACAAAGATAGTGAAACGACAAAAGTCACCGATAATGTTTTTGACGAAGCGACTTTAAAAGCACTATATACACTATCCAGCAAGGGCATAATAGAAGCTTTGGGAGGGCCCATAAGCACTGGAAAAGAAGCAAATGTGTTTCTAGCAGATGGCAAAGACCACAGTCTTGCAGTCAAGATATACCGTATAACATCCAGTACCTTCAATTCAATGGAAGATTACATAATGGGCGATCCTCGTTTCAGAGACGTAAGGCATACTAAAAAAGATCTTATTTTCGCCTGGACTAAAAAAGAATATCGCAACCTTCTCAGAGCCGGTGAAGCGGGTATAAAAGTTCCAAAGCCAATTATAACTGAAAGGAATATCCTAGTAATGGAATTCATTGGAAAAGACGAAAAACCATATCCCCTATTAAAAGATGTGCAATTAGATGAAGAATCAGCAAGGAAAGTTTTTGACATACTCATTAACTACATTAAAAAACTCTATGAAGATGCCGAACTTATACACGGAGATCTTAGCGAATATAATGTACTTATTGAGACTGAGTTAATAGAGCCAATATTGATAGATATGGGACAATCAGTAACTCTTGAACACCCAAGAGCAGACCAATTTCTGCGTAGAGATATTCAGAACATTGCACGCCATTTTAGGAAATATGGCATAAAATCTGATGAAACTGAACTTTACTTATTTGTAACAAAAGACAAAAAGGAGCAAAATCATGACTCACATTAA
- a CDS encoding ATPase domain-containing protein — MKSKFAIHTTLSGDAIKVLERYEKDLGAKNVVLEKALLNLDNSRFKAKLDTQNIDKLLKRVPTGVPGLDEFLEGGFPKGFSVVVTGPPGTGKTTFCMQFLMEGAKNGERCIFFSFEERAQQLVQHFMRFGWDIGKYIDDGYLEVFGISMLTSEEMIEIIESHKPDRVVFDSLNVFTAPDEFRKSTSWRALHRLLKKDKITSLLVTEKTHGIEKKQFDDYDFLGDGIVFLDFIQTNDIDTTPMPVMAIQKMRATRIDHTPQPFRFTATGIAKYRALNIPQKILQDKMDQRRTERDLGIV; from the coding sequence ATGAAATCCAAATTCGCTATTCATACTACTCTGAGCGGTGATGCTATCAAGGTCCTTGAAAGGTATGAAAAGGATCTGGGCGCCAAAAATGTAGTATTAGAAAAAGCTTTACTAAATCTCGATAATAGTCGATTCAAGGCAAAACTTGATACGCAGAACATTGATAAGTTGCTCAAAAGGGTGCCTACGGGGGTACCTGGATTAGATGAATTTCTAGAGGGTGGTTTCCCGAAAGGATTTTCAGTTGTAGTTACAGGGCCCCCTGGGACAGGTAAAACTACTTTTTGCATGCAGTTCCTGATGGAAGGAGCAAAGAATGGTGAAAGGTGTATCTTCTTTTCATTTGAAGAGAGAGCTCAACAACTCGTACAGCATTTCATGAGGTTTGGCTGGGACATTGGTAAGTACATTGATGATGGTTATCTAGAGGTCTTCGGCATATCTATGCTTACTTCTGAAGAAATGATCGAGATAATAGAATCTCACAAGCCTGATAGGGTTGTTTTTGATTCTCTGAATGTATTTACGGCTCCCGATGAGTTCAGAAAATCTACCTCATGGCGTGCTTTACACAGGTTACTTAAAAAGGACAAGATCACCTCGCTGTTGGTCACTGAAAAGACTCATGGGATAGAGAAAAAGCAGTTCGATGACTATGATTTTCTAGGAGATGGAATTGTTTTTCTTGATTTTATCCAGACGAACGATATTGATACCACTCCTATGCCTGTTATGGCAATACAAAAAATGAGGGCAACTCGTATAGATCATACTCCTCAACCCTTCAGGTTCACAGCTACTGGTATTGCTAAATATCGTGCACTCAATATTCCTCAAAAAATACTACAGGATAAAATGGATCAGCGTCGTACAGAGCGAGATTTAGGTATAGTATGA
- the phoU gene encoding phosphate signaling complex protein PhoU codes for MSREKYHNSLDLLKINVLEMMQVSLDMLRGATESLTNLDTNLARETIKKDDIVDEKEIKVEKCVSHLIALQQPMASDMRLITASLTMAIDLERLSDLACNIAWTSTDIKGEPERNKVLLSGICKMSEITEKMLQGTMIAFKDSDPELAKEVARGDDVLDKLFFDTEKEFIEMMIKDHSIITDASHLLFVLRYLERIGDHICNICQSIVYLVTGERLILN; via the coding sequence ATGTCGAGAGAAAAATATCACAATAGTCTTGATTTACTGAAGATTAACGTATTAGAGATGATGCAAGTATCCCTTGATATGTTGAGAGGAGCGACTGAATCCCTTACAAACCTTGATACTAACCTTGCCCGTGAAACGATAAAAAAAGACGATATAGTTGATGAAAAAGAAATAAAAGTAGAGAAATGTGTCTCACATCTTATAGCCCTTCAACAACCCATGGCAAGTGACATGAGGCTTATAACTGCAAGTTTGACAATGGCTATTGATTTGGAAAGGTTAAGCGACCTTGCATGTAACATAGCTTGGACATCTACAGACATAAAAGGTGAACCTGAAAGGAACAAGGTGCTTCTGTCAGGCATCTGCAAGATGAGTGAAATTACAGAGAAAATGTTGCAAGGTACTATGATAGCCTTCAAAGATTCGGATCCGGAGCTTGCCAAAGAAGTTGCGAGAGGTGATGACGTGCTAGACAAGCTTTTCTTTGATACTGAGAAGGAATTCATAGAGATGATGATCAAAGACCATAGTATCATCACTGATGCTTCACACCTACTCTTTGTGTTAAGATACTTAGAGAGGATAGGAGATCATATTTGCAATATTTGTCAGAGTATCGTATACCTGGTAACTGGTGAAAGATTGATACTTAACTAA
- the pstB gene encoding phosphate ABC transporter ATP-binding protein PstB, with protein sequence MSGQNNRKQTEIEVSELNLWYGNNHALHNISIDIPKNSVTALIGPSGCGKSTFLRCLNRMNDLVKNCRIEGNIRIDDKDIYSKNVDVVDLRKRVGMVFQKPNPFPMSIRDNIAYGPKIHGVSKNEMNSIIEDALRSGALWEEVADRLGTSALNLSGGQQQRLCIARTLAVKPEVILFDEPCSALDPISTSKIEELIMELKKKYTIVIVTHNMQQAARISDNTAFFLTGDLIEYGKTDQIFENPKMKPTEDYITGRFG encoded by the coding sequence ATGTCAGGACAAAACAACAGAAAACAGACCGAGATAGAAGTAAGTGAACTTAATCTCTGGTACGGCAATAATCACGCTCTTCACAATATTTCTATAGATATTCCAAAAAACAGTGTGACAGCTCTGATAGGTCCTTCAGGATGTGGAAAGTCCACATTTTTAAGATGTCTGAACAGAATGAACGACCTAGTGAAGAACTGCCGAATAGAGGGAAACATCAGGATAGATGATAAAGATATATATTCCAAAAATGTGGATGTCGTTGACCTGCGAAAAAGAGTAGGAATGGTGTTCCAGAAACCAAATCCTTTCCCTATGTCCATACGTGACAATATAGCCTATGGACCAAAGATACATGGAGTTTCTAAGAATGAGATGAACAGTATTATAGAGGACGCCCTCCGCTCTGGAGCATTGTGGGAGGAAGTAGCCGATAGATTAGGTACATCTGCTCTGAATCTTAGTGGTGGACAACAGCAAAGGCTATGTATTGCAAGGACACTGGCAGTAAAACCGGAAGTAATATTATTCGATGAACCTTGCAGTGCGCTTGATCCGATATCAACTTCCAAAATAGAAGAGCTCATAATGGAGCTTAAGAAGAAATACACTATAGTTATAGTTACACATAATATGCAGCAGGCTGCGAGGATATCAGACAATACTGCATTCTTCCTCACGGGAGATCTGATAGAATATGGTAAAACCGATCAGATATTTGAGAATCCTAAAATGAAACCGACAGAAGATTACATAACAGGAAGGTTTGGGTGA
- the pstC gene encoding phosphate ABC transporter permease subunit PstC has translation MSNRKYQEKAIESLLYLSGVTAVVILFLICIFLFKDGLALFQNYSLSDFLLGTKWYPTSQPNQFGLLPLLFGSIIVTFGAIIFSVPLGIAVAIYIAELAGEKEADLLKPLVEILAGIPSVVYGFFGLVVLVPLLQNILDLPTGQTALAGSIMLGIMALPTIISMSEDAISSVPRSIKDGSLALGSTEWQTINKVILPAALSGISAAVMLGIGRAIGETMTVMMVTGNTAIIPGFPDGLFAPVRTMTATIALEMGEVPQGSEHFYALFAIGSVLFITTFITNIVAEYIKKKYKFNMGAGQ, from the coding sequence ATGAGTAATAGAAAATATCAAGAGAAAGCGATAGAATCACTGTTGTACCTCTCCGGGGTTACTGCAGTGGTAATCCTTTTTCTAATCTGTATTTTTTTGTTTAAGGACGGTCTTGCACTATTCCAGAATTATTCATTATCAGACTTTCTTTTAGGGACAAAGTGGTATCCCACATCTCAACCAAACCAATTTGGATTATTGCCCTTATTATTTGGATCAATAATAGTAACATTTGGAGCAATTATATTTTCAGTACCCCTTGGAATTGCTGTTGCAATATACATAGCAGAACTTGCAGGTGAAAAAGAAGCCGATCTTTTAAAACCTCTTGTGGAGATACTCGCCGGAATTCCATCAGTAGTATACGGATTCTTTGGTCTTGTAGTACTAGTTCCATTGCTTCAAAACATATTAGACCTCCCCACCGGTCAGACTGCACTTGCTGGCTCTATAATGTTAGGAATAATGGCTTTGCCCACAATTATATCCATGTCAGAAGATGCCATCAGTTCAGTACCACGTTCTATTAAAGATGGATCGTTAGCTCTTGGTTCTACGGAATGGCAAACAATAAATAAAGTAATCCTACCCGCTGCCCTATCAGGAATATCCGCTGCTGTGATGCTGGGTATAGGAAGAGCCATAGGAGAAACAATGACTGTTATGATGGTAACAGGGAACACCGCAATAATACCCGGCTTTCCAGATGGGCTTTTTGCACCAGTAAGAACTATGACAGCAACTATTGCACTGGAAATGGGAGAAGTGCCCCAAGGAAGTGAGCATTTCTATGCACTCTTTGCTATTGGCTCTGTATTGTTCATTACCACATTCATTACCAATATCGTGGCTGAATACATAAAAAAGAAATATAAATTTAACATGGGGGCAGGACAATAA
- a CDS encoding DUF1614 domain-containing protein, with protein MRGQINRSELKQIVLFGLILLPITILCYENKLKIGNITSTPLFIMLLLMLATRNIEIPVSSIRTRKPELLLQHAFILEKIYSVPVPQELITPKERVFDTKITINFAGVIIPLLAIVYLLLTGPIITSLEIALIITVITFLASEMIDGVGIEVPDYIGLLSLPLALLLSIENIESVVYVSSVVGILAGCIASLLTIDREKNGSAYISIGGVGSFRAIYIITLIASLMSYYT; from the coding sequence ATGAGGGGACAAATAAACCGTTCAGAACTGAAACAGATAGTATTATTTGGGTTGATTTTGCTTCCAATTACCATCCTTTGCTATGAGAATAAATTGAAAATCGGGAATATAACATCTACACCCCTTTTCATAATGCTCCTCTTAATGCTGGCCACAAGAAATATCGAAATACCTGTATCCAGCATACGCACCAGAAAACCTGAACTTCTTCTTCAACATGCATTCATTTTGGAAAAGATATACAGTGTCCCTGTACCACAAGAATTAATAACTCCAAAGGAAAGGGTATTCGATACAAAGATAACCATAAATTTTGCAGGAGTAATTATACCTCTTCTAGCCATTGTATACCTCTTGTTGACGGGACCAATTATAACATCCTTGGAAATAGCCCTTATCATTACTGTTATAACTTTCCTTGCATCAGAGATGATTGATGGAGTAGGAATAGAAGTGCCCGATTACATTGGACTTCTATCGTTACCTTTAGCACTTCTGTTATCTATAGAAAATATAGAGAGTGTGGTATATGTATCAAGTGTAGTAGGAATACTTGCAGGATGCATAGCTTCCTTGCTTACCATAGACCGAGAAAAAAATGGAAGTGCATATATAAGCATAGGCGGTGTTGGAAGCTTTAGGGCCATATATATAATAACATTAATTGCAAGTCTTATGTCATACTATACCTAA
- the pstA gene encoding phosphate ABC transporter permease PstA codes for MTKKAKLNQKLAFAFLKFSAAFVALLVIAIMLQIFLNGYSAISIEFLTEMPRKRMTEGGIYPAILGTIYLIVGSMGVAVPLGVLSAIYLNEYAQPGKTKWLIEMAINNLAGTPSVVFGLFGLAMFVKYMGFGASLLASALTLALMALPIIIRTSQEALITVPEEYRYASLALGVTKWQTIRQVVLPAAIPGMITGAILGVGRVAGETAPILLTGAAYFLPRLPDSIYSQFMALPYHLYVIATAGTNISQTRPIQYGTALVLLAIVLSVNMIAVGIRRHYRKKLRN; via the coding sequence ATAACAAAAAAAGCTAAACTCAACCAAAAGCTTGCTTTTGCTTTCCTTAAATTTAGTGCTGCCTTTGTAGCGCTTTTAGTAATAGCCATAATGCTACAGATATTTCTAAATGGATATAGTGCAATCAGTATAGAATTCCTTACCGAGATGCCAAGGAAAAGGATGACAGAAGGGGGCATATATCCTGCAATATTGGGAACAATATACCTTATAGTAGGATCAATGGGAGTTGCCGTACCTTTAGGCGTATTGTCAGCAATATACTTGAATGAGTATGCACAACCAGGAAAAACCAAATGGCTAATAGAGATGGCCATTAATAATCTAGCAGGAACACCTTCTGTAGTATTTGGCCTGTTCGGACTTGCAATGTTCGTAAAATATATGGGATTTGGAGCCTCATTGCTGGCTTCAGCACTCACTCTTGCATTAATGGCCCTTCCGATAATAATAAGGACAAGCCAGGAGGCCTTGATAACCGTACCAGAAGAATATAGGTATGCTTCTCTAGCGCTTGGCGTTACTAAATGGCAAACAATAAGACAAGTAGTGCTGCCTGCTGCAATTCCTGGCATGATAACCGGTGCTATTCTGGGAGTGGGGAGAGTGGCAGGAGAAACTGCACCCATCCTACTTACAGGAGCAGCTTATTTCCTCCCAAGGCTTCCAGACTCAATTTATTCACAATTTATGGCACTACCGTATCACTTATACGTAATTGCTACTGCGGGTACCAATATCTCCCAGACAAGACCTATACAATATGGTACTGCATTAGTATTACTTGCTATAGTCCTCAGCGTCAATATGATAGCTGTCGGTATAAGAAGACATTACAGAAAAAAACTCCGGAATTAA
- a CDS encoding dihydroorotase, whose protein sequence is MPDLLIKNAKIFYDNYLQPAEIVIDEGKISRIAKEADVIAGEVIDAAGSLVLPAGIDVHVHFREPGLTQKEDWYTGSCAAAAGGITTVVDHPNTLPPTIDKKSFSEKLKLASRKSIVDFGIHGGVTNNLEKLPELWEEGVIAFGEIFMAESTGGLNIDEITLESALKVINQLGALAAIHAEDDAIRLECDALLKNDMSPASHSRARPNICEATAVQKAVEVLRKTGAKGHICHISAFESVGVLGRDRYIARQKGLSPITCEVAPHHLFLSTRDWDRLGCYGKMNPPLRDRRSVKFLLNSLNDGSVDIVASDHAPHCETEKDVDIKTAPSGVPGVETLMPLMLMAVKKNLLPLGRMIDATSAAPARIFGLDRHSKGRLGVGFDADLIIVDTKKVTPIKGDHLHGKVGWTPFEGIEAIFPEITISRGDVIWDGEISASHGRGVFLSGQGKSMDTDEHR, encoded by the coding sequence ATGCCAGATTTACTCATAAAGAATGCTAAGATATTCTATGATAATTATCTTCAGCCTGCAGAAATAGTAATAGATGAAGGGAAGATTAGCAGAATCGCAAAAGAAGCAGATGTAATAGCCGGTGAAGTCATTGATGCAGCAGGATCTCTTGTCCTTCCAGCGGGCATTGACGTGCATGTACATTTTAGAGAACCGGGTCTCACTCAGAAAGAAGACTGGTACACAGGTTCATGTGCAGCAGCAGCAGGTGGTATCACAACTGTAGTGGATCATCCCAATACACTTCCTCCTACAATTGACAAAAAATCCTTTTCTGAAAAACTCAAGCTTGCTTCTCGTAAATCCATTGTAGATTTTGGTATTCATGGAGGAGTTACCAACAATCTTGAAAAACTCCCTGAACTTTGGGAAGAAGGAGTAATAGCATTTGGTGAGATCTTTATGGCAGAGTCTACTGGTGGACTCAATATCGATGAAATAACTCTTGAAAGTGCTTTGAAAGTGATCAACCAACTTGGTGCGTTGGCAGCTATCCATGCTGAAGACGATGCAATCCGCTTGGAATGCGATGCATTATTAAAGAATGATATGTCTCCTGCTTCCCACTCTCGCGCGCGGCCTAATATATGCGAGGCCACTGCAGTGCAAAAAGCAGTAGAAGTTCTTAGAAAGACCGGAGCAAAAGGGCATATATGTCACATTAGTGCTTTTGAGTCAGTAGGTGTACTTGGTAGAGATCGGTATATTGCACGGCAAAAAGGTCTATCTCCGATCACATGTGAGGTGGCGCCGCATCATCTGTTCCTTTCTACGAGGGATTGGGATAGGCTAGGTTGTTATGGTAAAATGAATCCTCCTCTTAGAGATCGTAGAAGTGTTAAGTTCCTTCTTAATTCATTAAATGATGGCAGTGTGGATATTGTAGCATCAGACCATGCTCCTCACTGTGAAACTGAAAAAGACGTGGATATAAAGACAGCTCCATCAGGGGTGCCAGGAGTAGAAACTCTTATGCCTCTGATGCTCATGGCCGTGAAGAAGAATCTTCTCCCATTGGGGCGTATGATAGATGCTACAAGCGCTGCTCCTGCCAGGATATTTGGTCTGGACAGGCATTCTAAAGGCAGGCTAGGGGTAGGTTTTGATGCTGACTTGATCATTGTGGACACAAAAAAGGTTACTCCCATAAAAGGTGACCACTTGCATGGAAAGGTGGGATGGACTCCTTTTGAAGGGATTGAAGCTATTTTCCCAGAGATCACGATATCAAGGGGTGATGTGATATGGGATGGGGAGATATCAGCTTCCCATGGACGGGGTGTGTTCTTATCGGGTCAAGGGAAATCTATGGACACTGATGAACATCGTTGA
- the eif1A gene encoding translation initiation factor eIF-1A translates to MELSTNNNNFENSESGVTRVRTPRKDQGEVLAIVENMLGANRVKLRCMDGIVRMGRIPGSMKKKTWIRDGDIVIAVPWDFQDTKADVIWKYTRPQVNWLERKGFLKSR, encoded by the coding sequence ATTGAACTGTCTACTAATAACAACAATTTTGAAAATTCCGAAAGCGGCGTAACCAGAGTACGCACGCCTCGCAAGGATCAAGGTGAAGTATTAGCTATTGTAGAAAATATGCTTGGTGCCAACCGAGTGAAACTTAGATGCATGGATGGAATAGTAAGGATGGGAAGGATCCCCGGTTCAATGAAAAAGAAAACATGGATTCGGGATGGAGATATAGTCATTGCAGTACCATGGGATTTTCAGGATACAAAAGCAGACGTGATATGGAAGTACACTCGCCCCCAGGTTAACTGGCTTGAACGTAAAGGATTTTTAAAGAGCCGATAA
- a CDS encoding KH domain-containing protein — protein sequence MTHIKVPQDRIGAIIGPKGQVKSLIEQLSTATIEIDSENGTIEVIPGEDPIQSMRAPDVIQAIARGFNPEKAMILMDDEMMMLETLDLSNSAGTPQEMIRLKGRIIGKAGKTREIMESMIGVKISVYGKTVSILGSPEKNQIIRTAIEMLIGGATHGQVYGFLEKKKQTLMQSQF from the coding sequence ATGACTCACATTAAAGTACCCCAAGATAGAATAGGGGCTATAATAGGTCCCAAAGGACAGGTTAAAAGTCTAATCGAACAATTATCAACAGCTACTATCGAGATTGATAGTGAGAATGGTACTATAGAAGTTATACCTGGAGAGGACCCTATTCAATCTATGAGGGCACCAGACGTTATCCAAGCCATAGCTAGAGGATTCAATCCAGAAAAGGCCATGATATTGATGGACGATGAAATGATGATGCTTGAAACCTTAGATCTGTCAAACTCTGCAGGCACACCCCAGGAAATGATACGTCTTAAGGGAAGGATTATCGGAAAAGCCGGAAAGACCAGAGAAATAATGGAAAGTATGATCGGCGTAAAGATTTCCGTTTATGGCAAGACTGTAAGTATCTTGGGCAGTCCCGAAAAAAATCAAATAATCAGAACTGCCATAGAGATGTTGATTGGTGGCGCTACACATGGACAAGTATATGGTTTCCTTGAAAAGAAGAAGCAAACGCTAATGCAATCACAATTCTAG
- a CDS encoding PstS family phosphate ABC transporter substrate-binding protein: protein MFKITKLNKMFILITVFLIIGFTFAGIGCVDKNTKENSTTKGAANTSESSAAKQSIIVKGSDTILPLSQAEAEEYMAKNQNSDITVIGGGSGVGIAALIDGEADIAMASREMKDSEIENAKNNGINPVETVIGWDGIAVVVNPENPVAQITFSQLQAIYDGNISNWKDVGGEDVPITIISRDSSSGTYEYFKEEVLKGREYRQDALVEPATGAIVQEVAQNKGAIGYIGYAYLDKSTKALALDGGEGKFVPATEENILGGEYPLARQLYYYTNGEPQGLAKEFKDYVMSEEGQAIVSDVGYFPVK from the coding sequence ATGTTCAAAATAACAAAACTTAACAAAATGTTTATCCTTATAACTGTGTTCCTTATAATCGGGTTCACATTTGCAGGGATTGGTTGTGTGGATAAGAATACTAAAGAAAACAGTACTACCAAAGGAGCAGCAAATACTTCAGAAAGTTCAGCTGCAAAACAGAGTATAATTGTAAAAGGTTCTGATACAATACTTCCATTATCCCAGGCAGAAGCTGAAGAATATATGGCTAAGAATCAGAACAGCGATATCACTGTAATCGGTGGAGGGTCTGGAGTAGGAATTGCTGCGCTGATAGATGGTGAAGCAGATATAGCAATGGCTTCTAGAGAAATGAAAGATTCCGAAATAGAAAATGCAAAAAATAATGGCATCAACCCTGTGGAAACAGTCATTGGGTGGGATGGAATCGCAGTCGTAGTGAATCCTGAAAATCCTGTAGCTCAAATAACATTTTCACAACTTCAAGCAATCTATGACGGAAACATTAGCAACTGGAAAGATGTTGGTGGCGAAGATGTACCAATTACAATTATAAGTCGTGACAGCAGTTCTGGAACATACGAATACTTCAAAGAAGAAGTTCTTAAAGGAAGAGAATACCGCCAAGATGCACTTGTCGAACCTGCAACTGGAGCTATAGTACAAGAAGTTGCTCAAAATAAAGGTGCAATAGGATACATAGGATATGCATACCTTGACAAAAGTACAAAAGCTCTTGCACTCGACGGAGGAGAAGGAAAGTTCGTTCCTGCTACTGAAGAAAACATCCTCGGTGGAGAATACCCATTAGCAAGGCAACTCTATTACTATACTAACGGAGAGCCCCAGGGATTGGCTAAAGAATTTAAAGATTATGTAATGAGTGAAGAGGGACAGGCAATAGTTTCTGATGTTGGATACTTCCCAGTAAAATAA